One genomic segment of Corynebacterium durum includes these proteins:
- a CDS encoding polyadenylate-specific 3'-exoribonuclease AS, which translates to MRFFYDTEFIEDGETIELISIGIVGDDGREYYAVSTDFDPARAGEWVRNNVLNQLPNPNSSEWKSLDTIRTDLEKFLHVPGGAELWAWVGCYDHVVLAQLWGDMPALPRHIPRFTRELKQYWEFAGKPQLPDLESGKHNALEDARHNVRKFQACMAALPIGAKGHVLPPN; encoded by the coding sequence GTGCGCTTTTTTTATGACACAGAGTTTATTGAAGACGGGGAGACCATCGAACTCATCTCTATCGGCATCGTGGGGGACGACGGACGCGAGTACTACGCCGTCTCAACAGACTTTGATCCGGCGCGCGCAGGGGAGTGGGTGCGCAACAACGTGTTGAACCAGCTGCCCAACCCGAATTCCTCCGAGTGGAAGAGCCTGGATACCATCCGTACCGATCTGGAGAAGTTCTTGCATGTCCCTGGTGGTGCGGAATTGTGGGCGTGGGTGGGCTGCTACGACCATGTTGTGCTGGCACAGTTGTGGGGAGATATGCCTGCGCTGCCTCGACACATTCCGCGTTTTACCCGTGAGCTGAAGCAGTACTGGGAGTTTGCGGGGAAGCCCCAGCTTCCTGATCTTGAATCGGGGAAGCACAATGCGCTGGAGGATGCGCGCCACAATGTACGCAAATTCCAGGCATGTATGGCTGCGTTGCCGATTGGTGCGAAGGGCCACGTTCTGCCACCGAACTAA
- a CDS encoding glycosyltransferase 87 family protein, with translation MQILEKRSTAVAAVLLTLVVVVTWSLNLESFSRSSILMYHIDVAVYLEGGLAFLRGENLYTQDFDFGSISLPFTYPPISAIVFSALAPFPLWVSSLVFIVATVVLLWWCCVIVLRHAVSGWGVGRTRIVALAILPFVVALEPVRETLGFAQVNVFLMAMVMVDVLTKKPWLPRGFWIGLAAAIKLTPAVFGLYFLVKRDFRAAAVTIMSGLGFTALAWAISPENSAQYWLHTVRDPSRIGGLSYGGNQSFKGFLARVMAEPGQDAVWRVLVVATIVAAALAMYRTTSPAMAISLNSLVALLCSPVSWTHHWVWLIPLTLLTIVQAVRAFQRQDWVTVSWAASLSLASLAAMLVEPHWVLPHKNDTEALMPLSGLIIGSSYVWIAVAFLVVALRRSSRLSLRWTSATIIVATVLVFAYTFSETLRIRHFLVFEALRSTSLDGVFTHPLNATPLVIFLGRPLASLRLDFASTMLVMANMVALYVVVVALLRHLRLPIDGPLPLAATAVAVISHPVRDTLMGGHWTLMFLALIVADVFLPTVRWPRGLLSGIAVALGGGWPLLSAVAAFSALKNYRAIGIVLGSCAASFGLGFVVARETTLSYLHTLWHWPETILAALTGSINNTAYAMVARALGGSSTLSWLIMVVVVLAVAHFAAQRAGDRYVAAAFGLCLPALVLPYSTATVWVLLLPLVVLLARWNPIATAFGAYLLWFEWFPGRLDYIYGGIRGEWWLPPFEVFASAPALYLLVLMLLSLGGKIAQPSTGTLAKK, from the coding sequence GTGCAGATTCTTGAGAAACGGAGTACCGCAGTAGCTGCTGTACTTCTTACACTTGTTGTTGTTGTGACATGGAGCTTGAATTTGGAAAGTTTCAGTCGATCCAGCATTTTGATGTATCACATTGATGTGGCGGTGTACCTGGAGGGTGGTTTGGCGTTCCTTCGGGGGGAGAACCTGTACACGCAGGATTTTGATTTTGGTTCGATTTCCTTGCCTTTTACCTATCCACCGATCTCTGCGATCGTTTTTTCTGCTTTGGCACCGTTTCCGCTGTGGGTGAGCAGTTTGGTGTTCATCGTGGCAACGGTGGTACTGCTGTGGTGGTGCTGTGTGATTGTGCTGCGACATGCAGTCTCTGGTTGGGGCGTGGGGCGCACGCGCATCGTGGCATTGGCGATCCTGCCGTTTGTTGTGGCTTTGGAGCCGGTGCGAGAGACCTTGGGTTTTGCCCAGGTCAATGTATTTTTGATGGCCATGGTGATGGTGGATGTGTTAACAAAGAAGCCATGGCTGCCGCGTGGTTTTTGGATTGGCTTGGCGGCGGCTATTAAGTTAACACCCGCTGTTTTTGGTTTATATTTTTTGGTGAAACGGGATTTCCGGGCCGCTGCGGTCACGATAATGTCGGGGCTTGGTTTCACAGCGTTGGCGTGGGCAATAAGCCCGGAAAATTCGGCGCAGTATTGGCTTCATACGGTTCGGGATCCCAGTCGTATTGGCGGCTTGAGTTATGGGGGAAATCAGTCGTTTAAGGGTTTTTTGGCACGCGTAATGGCGGAGCCTGGTCAGGACGCGGTGTGGCGTGTGCTGGTTGTGGCGACCATCGTGGCTGCAGCGTTGGCAATGTATCGCACAACGTCGCCAGCGATGGCCATCAGCCTGAACTCTCTAGTGGCGTTGTTGTGTTCGCCGGTGTCGTGGACGCATCACTGGGTGTGGTTGATTCCGTTGACACTGTTGACGATTGTTCAGGCAGTGCGCGCGTTCCAGCGGCAGGACTGGGTGACGGTGAGCTGGGCGGCGTCGTTAAGCCTGGCATCGTTGGCGGCGATGCTGGTGGAACCACATTGGGTGCTGCCGCATAAGAACGATACTGAGGCGCTGATGCCGCTGTCGGGGTTGATTATCGGCAGTTCGTACGTATGGATTGCGGTGGCGTTTCTGGTGGTGGCGTTGAGGCGGTCATCGCGGCTGTCGCTGCGATGGACATCCGCCACGATTATCGTCGCCACGGTCCTTGTATTCGCCTACACCTTCAGCGAGACGCTGCGTATCCGGCATTTCCTAGTGTTTGAGGCGCTGCGGAGCACCTCCCTCGACGGCGTGTTCACACACCCGCTGAACGCCACCCCGCTGGTGATATTCCTGGGTAGGCCGCTGGCGTCGCTTCGACTGGATTTCGCCAGCACCATGCTTGTGATGGCAAACATGGTGGCTTTGTATGTTGTGGTGGTGGCGTTACTGCGACACCTCCGCCTGCCTATCGACGGCCCACTCCCCCTCGCCGCCACCGCCGTTGCGGTGATCAGCCATCCTGTGCGCGATACTTTGATGGGTGGGCACTGGACCCTGATGTTCCTGGCACTCATCGTTGCCGACGTATTCCTGCCAACAGTCCGATGGCCGCGCGGCCTACTCAGCGGCATCGCCGTCGCGCTGGGCGGCGGATGGCCGTTGCTCTCGGCGGTGGCCGCGTTTTCTGCACTGAAGAACTACCGCGCAATCGGCATCGTATTGGGCAGCTGTGCCGCCTCCTTCGGACTGGGTTTTGTGGTGGCCAGAGAGACCACGCTGAGCTACCTCCACACTCTGTGGCACTGGCCGGAGACCATCCTCGCCGCGTTGACGGGCAGCATCAACAACACCGCCTACGCCATGGTTGCTCGAGCGCTGGGTGGATCATCCACACTGAGCTGGCTGATCATGGTTGTTGTGGTACTGGCGGTGGCACACTTCGCTGCTCAACGTGCCGGGGATCGGTATGTGGCTGCGGCGTTTGGCTTATGTCTGCCCGCCCTGGTACTGCCATATTCCACAGCTACGGTGTGGGTGCTGTTACTTCCACTGGTGGTGTTACTTGCGCGGTGGAACCCCATCGCCACCGCGTTCGGGGCCTATCTTCTGTGGTTCGAGTGGTTCCCCGGGCGACTGGACTACATCTATGGCGGCATCCGGGGTGAATGGTGGTTACCACCGTTTGAGGTTTTTGCCAGTGCCCCGGCGCTTTACTTGCTGGTGCTGATGCTTTTGAGCTTGGGCGGGAAAATCGCCCAGCCAAGTACTGGCACTTTGGCCAAGAAATGA
- a CDS encoding class II 3-deoxy-7-phosphoheptulonate synthase, which produces MSWTVDIPVAELPDLPPLPSGIQEKFDDVLARTALQQPTWDQKQADTVRKILESVPPIVVAPEIRELKKQLADVALGRAFLLQGGDCAETFESNTEPHIRANVKTLLQMAVVLTYGASTPVVKMGRIAGQYAKPRSSDLDENGLPNYRGDIVNGVEADEAARRHDPARMIRAYANSSAAMNLVRALTTSGTADLHRLHEWNREFVANSPAGARYQALAGEIESGLKFMEACGVADDNLRTADIYCSHEALLVDYERAMLRLAKNKDGDLELYDLSAHQLWIGERTRGIDDFHVNFAAMISNPVGIKIGPSITPEEAVAYADRLDPNYEPGRLAIVARMGHDKVRTALPAIVQAVEASGHKVIWQSDPMHGNTTTSSNGYKTRHFDKVIDEVQGFFEVHRALGTHPGGIHIELTGEDVTECLGGAWDITDVDLPGRYESACDPRLNTQQSLELAFLVAEMLRN; this is translated from the coding sequence GTGAGTTGGACAGTTGATATTCCAGTAGCAGAGCTTCCCGATTTGCCGCCGCTTCCGAGTGGTATCCAGGAAAAATTTGACGATGTGCTCGCGCGCACAGCCCTGCAGCAGCCCACCTGGGACCAGAAGCAGGCGGACACTGTCCGCAAGATTCTCGAGTCGGTCCCGCCGATTGTAGTAGCCCCGGAGATTCGGGAACTGAAAAAACAGCTGGCCGATGTTGCGTTGGGCCGCGCGTTCCTCCTTCAAGGCGGGGACTGCGCGGAGACGTTTGAGTCGAACACAGAACCCCACATCCGCGCCAATGTGAAGACCCTTCTGCAGATGGCTGTGGTGCTTACCTATGGTGCGTCTACCCCTGTGGTGAAGATGGGGCGCATTGCTGGTCAGTACGCTAAACCGCGGTCGTCTGACCTGGATGAGAATGGGCTGCCGAATTACCGTGGCGACATTGTCAATGGCGTAGAGGCCGATGAGGCTGCGCGGCGTCATGATCCGGCACGCATGATCCGTGCGTACGCGAACTCATCCGCAGCGATGAACTTGGTGCGCGCCCTCACCACGTCCGGCACTGCTGATTTACACCGACTGCATGAGTGGAACCGGGAGTTTGTGGCTAATTCTCCTGCTGGTGCCCGCTATCAAGCATTGGCGGGGGAGATTGAGAGCGGCCTGAAGTTCATGGAAGCATGCGGTGTTGCGGACGATAATCTGCGCACTGCGGATATTTACTGCTCGCATGAGGCGTTGCTGGTGGATTATGAGCGCGCAATGTTGCGCTTGGCAAAGAACAAGGATGGCGACTTAGAGCTGTATGACTTGTCTGCACACCAGTTGTGGATCGGTGAACGTACACGCGGCATTGACGATTTCCACGTGAATTTCGCCGCGATGATTTCCAACCCAGTGGGCATTAAGATCGGCCCGTCGATCACCCCGGAAGAAGCGGTGGCCTACGCGGATCGCTTGGACCCGAACTACGAGCCTGGGCGACTAGCCATAGTTGCCCGCATGGGGCACGATAAGGTGCGCACTGCGCTTCCTGCGATTGTGCAGGCCGTGGAGGCTTCGGGCCATAAGGTGATTTGGCAGAGTGACCCGATGCACGGGAATACCACCACTTCGTCCAATGGCTACAAGACCCGACACTTTGACAAGGTGATTGACGAGGTGCAGGGCTTTTTTGAGGTACACCGCGCGCTGGGCACTCACCCGGGTGGTATTCACATTGAACTGACCGGTGAGGACGTGACTGAGTGCCTGGGTGGTGCCTGGGATATTACTGATGTGGATCTGCCGGGCCGTTACGAGTCAGCCTGCGATCCGCGGCTGAATACCCAGCAGTCCCTGGAACTAGCGTTCCTTGTTGCGGAGATGCTGCGCAATTAG
- a CDS encoding alpha-(1->6)-mannopyranosyltransferase A: MMMKVFRTPLWLGVIGATVLAIGSYGGGAVRYRGGVLDALGWSFLAFGHGAGMFNALFGVGIVLIVVTWAQLGRSLFSTPDAVTADSIQRCVWAWIIPLIFAAPMLSRDVYSYLMQGAMQRDGFDPYSEGVSVNPGPMMLEVSHDWRNTTTPYGPLHLGIGNVITTIVGDNVTLGVVLYKLVSIAGFALIMWSVPAIARLLGGNPALAMWLGVANPVMYLHLIGGMHNESLMVGLVCAGLLLALRRRYVVGVALIGVAVALKATAIIAMPFVVWMLMRFIAAKWDGRRYPLAFVLAGLWVAVETMVAITVVTILSGSSWGWVSQLSGNSKVINPLAFPSLLASVATPFAIYINDDITFNQVLGWCRVICQVLMLAGLVVVWWRYRRTDQDAIKGTTAAYGVAVVFNTVTLPWYYTSLLSLIGTFQPSRRLVVWTTGLSILVALMFTGSGNHKFYDIPWVAAAVLASYLLTRYIFGRHNIPTQGSAAKTPEPAPAA, encoded by the coding sequence ATGATGATGAAGGTTTTCCGCACACCACTGTGGCTCGGCGTGATAGGCGCAACGGTGCTCGCCATTGGCTCTTATGGTGGTGGCGCGGTGCGGTATCGCGGCGGTGTGTTGGATGCACTGGGCTGGTCTTTTTTGGCATTTGGCCACGGCGCAGGTATGTTCAACGCGCTGTTTGGTGTGGGGATTGTGCTGATCGTGGTCACGTGGGCACAGCTGGGTAGAAGTCTGTTCTCCACACCTGACGCAGTCACGGCTGATTCCATTCAGCGTTGCGTGTGGGCGTGGATCATTCCGCTGATTTTCGCGGCACCGATGCTCTCACGCGACGTGTACTCGTACCTAATGCAGGGCGCGATGCAACGCGACGGTTTTGACCCCTATTCAGAGGGCGTGTCAGTCAACCCGGGGCCGATGATGCTGGAGGTCAGCCACGATTGGCGCAATACCACCACCCCATACGGCCCGCTGCACTTGGGCATTGGCAACGTGATCACCACCATTGTGGGCGATAACGTGACATTGGGCGTGGTGCTGTACAAGCTGGTATCCATTGCCGGTTTCGCATTGATCATGTGGTCGGTTCCAGCGATTGCGCGGCTCCTCGGTGGCAATCCCGCCTTGGCGATGTGGCTGGGTGTGGCCAACCCGGTGATGTATCTGCACCTGATCGGTGGCATGCACAACGAGTCACTGATGGTGGGGTTAGTGTGCGCTGGCCTGCTATTGGCGCTGCGCCGCAGGTACGTGGTGGGCGTGGCGCTGATTGGTGTGGCTGTGGCATTGAAGGCAACAGCGATTATTGCCATGCCCTTTGTGGTGTGGATGCTGATGCGTTTCATCGCGGCTAAGTGGGACGGGCGTCGATACCCACTGGCGTTTGTGCTGGCCGGGCTGTGGGTGGCTGTGGAGACGATGGTGGCCATCACAGTGGTGACGATTCTCTCGGGGTCTTCCTGGGGCTGGGTGTCGCAGCTCAGTGGCAATTCCAAGGTGATTAACCCCCTCGCGTTCCCATCATTGCTGGCCAGCGTAGCCACGCCGTTTGCCATCTACATCAACGACGACATCACCTTCAACCAGGTGCTGGGCTGGTGCCGCGTGATCTGTCAGGTGCTCATGCTGGCGGGGCTGGTCGTGGTGTGGTGGCGGTATCGCCGCACCGATCAGGACGCTATCAAAGGCACCACGGCGGCCTATGGCGTGGCGGTGGTGTTCAACACGGTGACCTTGCCGTGGTACTACACCAGCCTGTTGTCGCTGATCGGCACATTCCAGCCGTCGAGAAGGCTGGTGGTGTGGACCACGGGGCTATCGATCCTGGTGGCACTCATGTTCACCGGAAGCGGAAACCACAAGTTTTACGATATTCCCTGGGTAGCAGCGGCGGTTTTGGCCTCGTACCTGCTCACCCGGTACATTTTCGGCCGCCACAACATCCCCACTCAAGGGAGTGCTGCTAAAACCCCAGAGCCTGCGCCCGCCGCATAA
- a CDS encoding polyprenyl synthetase family protein produces MVTLDEVPEAVQAVLVEFFARQRNHLAGIQPEAVDVLEQFVLGGGKRLRPLFAWAGYTGVGGSEDPQAVLRAVSSLELIQACALLHDDIIDSSDTRRGRPTAHRTVETRHRERGWSGDSAHFGRSVAILLGDFALAWADDLVHSSGLSAAALQRVQEPWRAMRSEVIAGQLLDVSLEASGSERLEDAERVNRFKTAAYTIERPLHIGAALADAPQPVVDAYRKFGADIGVAFQLRDDVLGVFGDPAVTGKPAGDDLREGKRTVLVASALALADAHNPTAAEALRRGIGTVKTPEEIAALTDIISATGARQVVEDRIAELTASGLAHLEEAQINPDVAEALRGLAIKATTRTM; encoded by the coding sequence ATGGTGACGTTGGATGAGGTCCCAGAAGCGGTTCAGGCCGTATTAGTGGAGTTTTTTGCCCGACAGCGCAACCACCTGGCCGGTATACAACCGGAAGCTGTGGACGTGTTGGAACAGTTTGTGTTGGGTGGTGGGAAGCGGCTGCGACCGTTGTTTGCCTGGGCAGGTTATACGGGCGTGGGTGGTTCGGAGGATCCGCAGGCGGTGTTGCGTGCGGTGAGTTCCTTGGAGTTGATCCAGGCGTGTGCCCTTCTTCACGACGACATTATTGACTCCTCGGATACGCGGCGCGGACGTCCGACGGCACATCGCACGGTGGAGACACGCCACAGGGAACGTGGCTGGTCCGGGGATTCGGCGCATTTTGGCAGGTCTGTTGCTATTTTGTTGGGTGATTTTGCCCTGGCATGGGCGGACGATCTGGTGCATTCATCGGGTTTGTCGGCGGCGGCCTTGCAGCGGGTTCAGGAGCCGTGGCGGGCGATGCGCTCGGAGGTTATTGCTGGTCAACTGCTGGATGTGTCTCTGGAGGCGTCAGGTAGCGAGCGTCTGGAGGATGCGGAGCGGGTGAACCGTTTTAAAACCGCCGCTTACACCATTGAACGCCCGCTGCATATTGGGGCCGCGCTTGCCGACGCCCCGCAGCCCGTGGTGGATGCCTATCGCAAGTTCGGCGCGGATATTGGCGTGGCCTTCCAGCTGCGTGATGATGTTTTAGGAGTATTCGGCGATCCTGCGGTGACGGGGAAACCCGCTGGTGATGATCTGCGCGAAGGCAAGCGCACGGTGCTTGTCGCCTCAGCATTGGCGCTTGCCGACGCCCATAATCCGACCGCTGCTGAAGCCTTACGGCGTGGCATAGGTACAGTAAAAACACCCGAGGAAATTGCGGCCCTCACCGACATTATTTCTGCTACTGGTGCGCGGCAAGTAGTGGAGGACCGCATTGCGGAGCTCACCGCATCTGGTTTGGCTCATTTGGAGGAGGCACAGATCAACCCCGATGTTGCCGAAGCATTGCGAGGGCTTGCGATCAAGGCGACTACCCGCACCATGTGA
- a CDS encoding Rv2175c family DNA-binding protein yields the protein MSSFPAAHDVLPVDEVLITIPDAAERMGVVVTRLFDLLGDHQLIAVERDGISYLPEAYFNSEGEIIKFVPGVIAVLSDGGYDDTEILRYLFTEDESLPGRPIDALHGHLAREVMRRAQALGF from the coding sequence GTGAGTTCTTTTCCAGCAGCACATGATGTCCTACCAGTAGATGAAGTGCTGATTACTATTCCCGACGCCGCGGAACGCATGGGGGTAGTGGTCACCCGATTGTTCGATCTTCTCGGCGACCATCAGCTCATTGCGGTTGAGCGTGATGGCATTTCTTATCTCCCGGAGGCGTACTTTAATAGCGAGGGGGAGATCATCAAGTTCGTGCCCGGAGTGATTGCCGTCCTGTCCGATGGCGGCTATGACGACACGGAAATTCTGCGCTACCTGTTTACCGAAGATGAGTCCCTGCCGGGCCGTCCCATCGACGCGCTCCACGGGCACCTTGCCCGCGAGGTTATGCGGCGGGCGCAGGCTCTGGGGTTTTAG
- the pknB gene encoding Stk1 family PASTA domain-containing Ser/Thr kinase → MSKLNVGDLLDGRYRIETPIARGGMSTVYRCIDTRLGRPVAAKVMDDRYIDDPIFRDRFRREARSMAQLSHPCLVNVYDTGEDGDHLFLIMELINGGTLRELLAERGPMPPHAVAAVMRSMLTGLSVAHSAGMVHRDIKPDNILINGDHQVKLADFGLVRETSQNTATSDQIIGTVSYLSPEQVEGGDIGPESDVYSAGIVLYELLTGEIPFTGDTQVAQAFKRLNNDVPAPSTRIDGVPPLFDALVAQATSRNPEERFTDAGEFLSAVDSAAAELSLPAFKVPIPRNAAAHRATEIEDDAATEEFGTREFDADEMGTEVFNSGPTETSILEPVVPTPAPAQASAPETRVAAATPAHQAPSPAPPTPVSPPGPKPVSNRSGIRLGVWLTVIFILTCAVAVGGWWFGSGRYGEIPEVIGMDRVQATAAIQNGGFEPTIQQVYNDDTAVDQIVGTNPPFGSRAVRGSNVAILISLGRPTIPTIPTDHSVDRYRALLSERTLTWQDGDQVYSDDVPAGGVAETSPAVGQEVRTGTAVSVSLSKGPAPVAVPDVKGLSRSAAESALKSAGLKVARVDEGFISTTPKDHVFGILPAPGTEVTRGTEVVIQVSTALEVPDIVGMSQEEATKKLQEAGIKVDQIKQDNTTGTKAHQVVGTAPGPGTLIDPSSSSVDIVVAKKVKVPNVVGSKLADAKEKLEEAGLSASSSGSDSSRVITQSPRAGSEVDNGKSVTLKTIG, encoded by the coding sequence ATGTCGAAGTTAAATGTTGGTGATCTGCTCGATGGGCGTTATCGCATCGAAACACCCATCGCGCGGGGTGGCATGTCCACTGTCTACCGATGTATTGATACCCGCCTCGGGCGACCGGTTGCAGCTAAGGTCATGGACGATCGCTACATTGATGACCCCATCTTCCGCGACCGCTTCCGCCGGGAAGCGCGATCCATGGCGCAACTGTCGCACCCCTGCCTGGTCAACGTCTATGACACGGGTGAAGACGGCGACCACCTGTTCCTCATCATGGAACTCATCAACGGTGGTACCCTCCGCGAACTCTTAGCTGAGCGCGGCCCCATGCCCCCGCACGCCGTCGCAGCTGTGATGCGCAGCATGCTCACCGGACTCTCTGTGGCGCACTCTGCTGGGATGGTGCACCGCGACATCAAACCAGACAACATCCTGATCAACGGCGATCACCAGGTCAAACTCGCCGACTTCGGACTGGTGCGTGAAACCTCCCAAAACACCGCCACCTCAGACCAGATCATCGGCACCGTCTCCTACCTTTCGCCCGAACAGGTCGAAGGCGGCGACATCGGCCCGGAAAGCGACGTCTACTCCGCCGGCATCGTCCTCTACGAACTGCTCACTGGGGAAATCCCCTTCACCGGCGACACCCAGGTAGCACAGGCATTTAAACGCCTCAACAACGACGTCCCCGCCCCCAGCACCCGCATCGACGGCGTACCACCGCTTTTCGACGCCCTGGTTGCCCAAGCCACCTCCCGCAACCCCGAGGAACGCTTCACCGACGCCGGGGAATTCCTTTCCGCCGTAGACAGTGCAGCAGCCGAACTGTCTCTCCCCGCATTCAAGGTACCCATCCCCCGAAACGCGGCGGCACATCGCGCCACCGAAATTGAGGATGATGCCGCGACGGAAGAATTTGGTACGCGGGAATTTGACGCGGACGAGATGGGTACCGAAGTGTTCAACTCGGGGCCAACCGAAACCTCCATTCTGGAACCAGTTGTTCCCACACCAGCCCCCGCGCAAGCCTCGGCACCCGAAACCCGCGTGGCAGCAGCGACACCCGCACATCAAGCACCTTCTCCCGCTCCGCCTACACCTGTCAGCCCGCCAGGCCCCAAACCCGTGAGCAACCGCTCCGGCATCCGACTCGGTGTGTGGTTGACCGTCATATTCATTCTCACCTGTGCCGTCGCTGTCGGCGGTTGGTGGTTTGGTTCTGGGCGCTACGGCGAGATTCCAGAAGTCATTGGCATGGACCGTGTGCAGGCTACTGCGGCAATCCAGAACGGTGGCTTCGAACCCACCATCCAGCAGGTGTACAACGACGACACCGCCGTCGACCAGATTGTGGGTACCAATCCCCCTTTTGGTTCTAGGGCGGTCCGAGGCAGCAATGTGGCCATTCTCATTTCCCTCGGACGCCCCACCATCCCCACCATCCCCACCGATCACAGCGTAGACCGCTACCGGGCACTCCTCAGCGAACGCACCCTCACCTGGCAGGACGGCGACCAGGTGTACTCCGACGACGTCCCCGCCGGGGGCGTCGCAGAAACAAGCCCCGCAGTAGGCCAAGAAGTGCGCACCGGAACCGCTGTCAGTGTCTCGCTGAGCAAAGGACCAGCACCCGTCGCCGTACCCGACGTCAAAGGACTTTCACGTTCAGCCGCCGAGTCGGCGCTCAAGAGTGCAGGACTGAAAGTCGCGCGTGTCGATGAAGGCTTCATCTCCACCACCCCGAAAGACCACGTGTTTGGTATCCTCCCCGCGCCGGGTACCGAAGTGACGCGCGGTACCGAAGTGGTGATCCAGGTCTCCACCGCCCTCGAAGTCCCCGACATTGTGGGCATGTCGCAGGAAGAAGCCACCAAGAAGCTGCAGGAAGCCGGCATCAAAGTCGACCAGATCAAGCAGGACAACACCACCGGCACCAAAGCTCATCAGGTTGTGGGAACAGCCCCAGGTCCTGGAACCCTCATAGATCCCAGCTCGTCCAGCGTCGATATCGTCGTGGCCAAAAAGGTCAAAGTTCCCAACGTGGTGGGCAGCAAACTGGCCGATGCCAAAGAAAAACTAGAAGAAGCCGGACTCTCCGCCTCAAGCAGCGGGTCCGACTCCTCACGGGTGATCACTCAAAGCCCCCGCGCTGGAAGTGAAGTTGACAACGGCAAATCAGTCACGCTGAAAACCATCGGCTAG
- a CDS encoding acyltransferase family protein has product MTSVASLTQRPAATVKTRLDWPDVAKGLSIIGVVVLHACLVVPGGMDTPIAAVNEFFAPLRMPLFFLVSGYFSVKIMRYSFRELFMFRLWFFLVPLLIWTPLELKARFTIWERYLGDPIHPPSAYITATLDGTTMYWFLNCLILFSIYLWATAKLPRWIALALSFTPLIILLFPYTPVMGYHIVAYLPMFMIGATLRPAITRYAAVCTDYRYALPVLGLFVVGHMWLIYHYTNGGQDIIVPYTGWLLDVVDITTIVQLIVRIGMLPAAVLLAVVLSKIPATKAVFSFLGKHTLVIYIGHAFGVSLLFEILLFDGVKPFQPDAPTFLASSTFGVLLCVACSAVSSLGFHFLAKVPVLGWAIFPPKLKSISTSK; this is encoded by the coding sequence ATGACTAGCGTGGCATCATTAACCCAACGCCCCGCAGCAACAGTAAAAACACGACTCGACTGGCCTGATGTGGCCAAAGGTTTATCCATTATCGGTGTTGTTGTATTGCACGCGTGTTTAGTGGTGCCTGGTGGTATGGATACCCCAATAGCAGCAGTGAATGAATTTTTTGCCCCGTTACGCATGCCTCTATTTTTCCTTGTAAGCGGATATTTTTCTGTGAAAATAATGCGTTACAGCTTCAGGGAATTGTTCATGTTCCGGCTGTGGTTCTTCCTTGTTCCATTACTCATCTGGACCCCGCTGGAACTCAAAGCGCGGTTCACTATCTGGGAGCGGTACCTGGGCGATCCCATCCATCCCCCAAGCGCCTACATCACAGCCACGCTTGACGGCACCACCATGTACTGGTTCCTCAACTGCCTTATCCTGTTTTCCATCTACTTGTGGGCCACTGCGAAACTACCGCGGTGGATAGCCTTGGCTTTGTCCTTCACCCCGCTGATCATCCTGCTGTTTCCCTACACCCCGGTAATGGGCTACCACATTGTGGCCTATCTGCCCATGTTTATGATTGGCGCTACGCTGCGTCCCGCCATCACCCGATACGCCGCAGTGTGCACTGACTACCGCTATGCACTTCCGGTGCTTGGGTTGTTCGTGGTGGGGCATATGTGGCTGATCTACCACTACACCAATGGCGGCCAGGACATTATCGTCCCGTACACCGGTTGGTTGTTGGATGTTGTGGACATAACTACCATTGTGCAGCTCATTGTCCGCATCGGAATGCTCCCGGCTGCGGTCTTGTTGGCCGTGGTCCTCTCAAAAATCCCCGCCACCAAGGCTGTGTTCTCCTTCCTGGGGAAACACACCCTGGTCATCTACATCGGCCATGCATTCGGCGTGTCCTTGTTGTTTGAAATTCTGCTTTTTGACGGCGTGAAGCCCTTCCAGCCCGACGCGCCTACCTTCCTTGCGTCGTCCACCTTCGGAGTACTGCTCTGTGTGGCATGCAGCGCAGTAAGCTCACTAGGTTTTCATTTCTTGGCCAAAGTGCCAGTACTTGGCTGGGCGATTTTCCCGCCCAAGCTCAAAAGCATCAGCACCAGCAAGTAA